CTATCATAGCTGGCATTACAACATTCATCGTTTTCATTTGTGCCTGTTGCGCACTATCCCCAGTAGAACTTGTTGGAGTTAATTTACCTACTACAAATTGACTTACCCCTGCCAATATAGGTAATATATAAGTCTTGTCTGGACTAGCTAAGTCCTTTAACCATAAGAAACTAACACCTTGTATACCTGATAAATTATTAAACACACCATAAAGAGCTATTAAAATAGGCATTTGAATTAAAAGTGGTAAACATCCTGCCATAGGATTAATACCGTTTTCCTTATAAAACTTCATAACTTCTTGATTAGCCCTTTGAGGATCAGCTTTATATTTTTGTTGAATTTTCTTTACTTCGGATTGTACTTCTGAACTCTTCATCATGGATTTTGTAGATTTAATATTAAGTGGCAGTAATAATAGCTTTATTAGAAAAGTTACTGCAATAATAGTTAATCCATAAGATAAACCTACATCTGAAACTCCACCTGAAATGTACTTATGTATAACTTCGAACACTCTAGCGATTGGTTGTATCAAAAAATTCACCGGAAAATCCCTCCTAAATTTATTTCACAGGATCATAGCCACCTTTATTATATGGATGACATTTTAGAATTCTTTTTATTGCCATAAAACCACCTTTAATAGCACCATACTTTTCAATAGCTTCTAGAGCATACTGAGAACAGGTTGGGTAAAACCTACAT
The nucleotide sequence above comes from Hathewaya histolytica. Encoded proteins:
- the yidC gene encoding membrane protein insertase YidC: MNFLIQPIARVFEVIHKYISGGVSDVGLSYGLTIIAVTFLIKLLLLPLNIKSTKSMMKSSEVQSEVKKIQQKYKADPQRANQEVMKFYKENGINPMAGCLPLLIQMPILIALYGVFNNLSGIQGVSFLWLKDLASPDKTYILPILAGVSQFVVGKLTPTSSTGDSAQQAQMKTMNVVMPAMIAFMTLPLKSALGLYWVVSNIIQGLQSLLVYFLIKREKESK
- the yidD gene encoding membrane protein insertion efficiency factor YidD, translating into MKKLLIFFIKLYRKYISPLKAPTCRFYPTCSQYALEAIEKYGAIKGGFMAIKRILKCHPYNKGGYDPVK